One Meles meles chromosome 11, mMelMel3.1 paternal haplotype, whole genome shotgun sequence DNA segment encodes these proteins:
- the CCL19 gene encoding C-C motif chemokine 19 yields MASRAGTLLTFSLLALCTSPALGGANDAEDCCLSVTQRPIPGNIIRAFRYLLIKDGCRVPAVVFTTLRGHQLCAPPDQPWVDRIIRRLQKNSAKNKRHSS; encoded by the exons ATGGCATCCCGGGCAGGAACACTACTGACCTTCAGCCTGCTggctctctgcacctcccctg cTCTGGGTGGTGCCAACGATGCGGAAGACTGCTGCCTGTCTGTAACTCAGCGCCCCATCCCAGGGAATATCATCAGAGCCTTTCGCTACCTCCTCATCAAGGATGGCTGCAGAGTGCCTGCTGTTGT GTTCACCACACTGAGGGGTCACCAGCTCTGTGCacccccagaccagccctgggtGGACCGCATCATCCGGAGACTGCAGAAGAACTCTGCAAAG AACAAGCGCCACAGCAGTTAG